One part of the Pseudopipra pipra isolate bDixPip1 chromosome 3, bDixPip1.hap1, whole genome shotgun sequence genome encodes these proteins:
- the SLC30A1 gene encoding proton-coupled zinc antiporter SLC30A1, translating to MCGGMAARGPGGPRCWQNRRARLLCMLALTFLFFVVEVAVSRVTSSLAMLSDSFHMLSDVMALVVALVAVRFAQRTRATKKNTFGWVRAEVMGALVNAVFLTALCFTILLEAIERFTEPHEIQQPLVVIAVGVAGLIINLLGLCLFNHHGVGGHGHAHGHGHSHGARQQHPRAGPKPEPPPGDGEAALHREETSTLVENCSSSNGVSQEKLGDMKDDMADLQVNGNAGHYPLDEEEVEEDSSAQLNMRGVFLHVFGDALGSVIVVVNALLFYGLWNPCPEDGPCFNPCINNHCMENATLFQTLGRANKSEQEGITVAGPCWLLYLDPVLCLIMVCILLYTTYPLLRESALILLQTVPKQIDVHSLNSKLRTLEGVEAIHELHIWQLAGSRIIGTAHIKCPDPSTYMMVAKRIKEIFHDEGIHATTIQPEFASVGSESGRGKCELPCRTQCALKQCCGTGEDSTAKKTEKSSSLSISCSEVVIEFPKTRRTKSESIPSVKLEANTDQNEQFESSL from the exons ATGTGCGGGGGGATGGCGGCGCGGGGTCCGGGCGGGCCGCGGTGCTGGCAGAACCGGCGGGCGCGGCTGCTGTGCATGCTGGCACTCACCTTCCTGTTCTTCGTGGTGGAGGTGGCGGTGAGCCGCGTCACGTCGTCCCTGGCCATGCTCTCCGACTCCTTCCACATGCTCTCGGACGTGATGGCCCTTGTCGTGGCGCTGGTGGCCGTGCGCTTCGCCCAGCGCACCCGCGCCACCAAGAAGAACACGTTCGGGTGGGTGCGGGCCGAGGTGATGGGCGCGCTCGTCAACGCCGTGTTCCTCACGGCCCTCTGCTTCACCATCCTGCTGGAGGCCATCGAGCGCTTCACCGAGCCCCACGAGATCCAGCAGCCGCTGGTGGTCATCGCCGTGGGAGTGGCGGGGCTCATCATCAAcctgctggggctctgcctcTTCAACCACCACGGCGTCGGGGGCCACGGGCACGCCCACGGGCACGGGCACTCGCACGGCGCCCGGCAGCAGCACCCCCGCGCCGGCCCCAAGCCCGAGCCGCCGCCCGGGGACGGGGAGGCAGCGCTGCACCGCGAGGAGACCAGCACCTTGGTGGagaactgcagcagctccaacGGGGTCAGCCAGGAGAAGCTGG GTGATATGAAAGATGACATGGCTGACCTACAAGTGAACGGGAATGCTGGCCATTATCCTCTGGATGAAGAGGAGGTTGAAGAAGACTCTAGTGCGCAACTTAACATGCGTGGAgtttttctgcatgtttttggAGATGCCTTAGGTTCAGTAATTGTGGTAGTGAATGCCTTGCTCTTTTATGGGTTGTGGAATCCATGCCCTGAAGATGGGCCTTGCTTTAATCCATGTATCAATAATCATTGCATGGAAAATGCTACTTTATTCCAAACACTTGGGAGAGCTAACAAGTCTGAGCAAGAGGGCATTACAGTGGCTGGTCCTTGCTGGTTGCTATATTTAGATCCTGTCCTTTGTTTGATTATGGTCTGTATACTCCTTTACACAACTTACCCATTACTTAGGGAGTCAGCCCTTATACTTCTGCAGACTGTTCCCAAACAAATAGATGTTCATTCTTTGAACTCAAAGTTACGTACCCTCGAAGGAGTTGAAGCAATCCACGAATTACACATTTGGCAACTAGCAGGCAGTAGGATCATTGGCACTGCTCACATCAAGTGCCCTGACCCTTCCACGTACATGATGGTGGCAAAGCGCATTAAAGAGATCTTTCATGACGAAGGGATTCACGCAACTACCATTCAGCCTGAGTTTGCCAGCGTTGGCTCTGAATCGGGGAGAGGGAAATGTGAGTTGCCTTGCAGGACTCAGTGTGCTCTGAAGCAGTGTTGCGGAACAGGGGAAGATAGTACtgcaaagaagacagaaaaatcttCATCACTTAGTATTTCTTGTTCGGAAGTTGTCATTGAATTTCCAAAAACGAGGAGGACTAAGTCGGAGAGCATCCCTTCAGTGAAGCTAGAGGCAAACACTGATCAAAATGAGCAATTTGAGTCATCTTTGTAA